The Streptomyces sp. NBC_01353 genome contains a region encoding:
- a CDS encoding plasmid stabilization protein translates to MPRGSSPKRERQYEHIKESAEERGESTKRAKEIAARTVNKERARSGESKTVSRSSTQDMSSSKRGGQRSHSGSQGPTKEQLYNEAKQRNIEGRSKMDKAELKRALGH, encoded by the coding sequence ATGCCTCGCGGTTCCAGCCCCAAGCGTGAACGCCAGTATGAACACATCAAGGAGAGTGCCGAGGAGCGCGGAGAGAGTACGAAGCGGGCCAAGGAGATCGCCGCGCGCACCGTCAACAAGGAACGCGCGCGCTCCGGCGAGTCGAAGACCGTGAGCCGTTCCTCGACCCAGGACATGTCGTCCTCCAAGCGCGGCGGGCAGCGTTCCCACAGCGGCTCGCAGGGACCCACCAAGGAGCAGCTCTACAACGAGGCGAAGCAGCGCAACATCGAGGGCCGTTCGAAGATGGACAAAGCGGAACTCAAGCGCGCCCTCGGCCACTGA
- a CDS encoding NAD(P)H-dependent oxidoreductase, whose protein sequence is MEAQETTPLRAVALVCTLSPSPTPSSSQLLAEQAMAALGEHGVTGQVIRVADHDVRSGIRTDMGEGDAWPEIRDTILSSDIVILSTPIWLGHPSSVAQRVLERLDAELGETDNEGRMLTYGKVAGVCVVGNEDGAHKVSADLFQGLNDVGFTLAPNAVTYWVGEAMHRTDFKDLDPTPEKTAATTKTLAANTAHLARRLKDTVYPPS, encoded by the coding sequence ATGGAAGCCCAAGAGACCACACCGCTGCGCGCCGTCGCGCTCGTCTGCACTCTCTCCCCGTCGCCCACCCCTTCAAGTTCGCAGTTGTTGGCGGAACAGGCCATGGCCGCGCTCGGCGAACACGGCGTGACGGGACAGGTGATCCGGGTCGCGGACCACGACGTGCGGAGCGGGATCAGAACCGATATGGGCGAAGGCGACGCATGGCCGGAGATCCGGGACACGATCCTCAGCTCGGACATCGTGATCCTTTCGACGCCAATCTGGCTCGGTCATCCCTCCAGCGTCGCCCAGCGTGTGCTGGAGCGACTGGACGCGGAACTCGGAGAGACCGACAACGAGGGCCGCATGCTCACCTACGGCAAGGTCGCGGGCGTCTGCGTGGTCGGCAACGAGGACGGTGCGCACAAGGTCAGCGCCGACCTCTTCCAGGGCCTGAACGACGTCGGTTTCACGCTCGCCCCCAACGCCGTCACGTACTGGGTGGGCGAAGCCATGCACCGTACCGACTTCAAGGATCTCGACCCGACCCCTGAGAAGACTGCCGCCACCACGAAGACCCTGGCCGCCAACACCGCCCACCTCGCTCGTCGTCTCAAGGACACCGTGTATCCGCCCTCCTGA